A single Dreissena polymorpha isolate Duluth1 chromosome 14, UMN_Dpol_1.0, whole genome shotgun sequence DNA region contains:
- the LOC127857261 gene encoding solute carrier family 22 member 13-like, translating to MSGMLVGGIFWGHVSDGIGRKPTFFLNVFVLGVANLIYYFSVNWQMFASMRFIIGLGCTGWMAAPLMFEYIPNRWRVYLIALPNWALWGGALAAFCYWSRDWKDIHIFILDGC from the exons ATGTCGGGCATGCTGGTGGGCGGGATCTTCTGGGGTCACGTGTCAGATGGTATTGGCAGGAAGCCAACTTTCTTCCTGAATGTGTTCGTTCTTGGCGTGGCCAATCTTATCTACTACTTCTCCGTGAACTGGCAAATGTTCGCTAGCATGAG GTTTATCATAGGTCTCGGCTGTACGGGGTGGATGGCAGCGCCGCTGATGTTCGAGTACATTCCGAATAGATGGCGCGTGTATCTCATCGCCTTACCAAACTGGGCACTATGGGGCGGCGCCCTGGCGGCGTTCTGCTACTGGTCACGTGACTGGAAAGATATCCACATTTTCATATTGGATGGTTGTTAG